The segment CCCCGATGCTCGGCGGCGAGCGCCAGGCAGTGACGGTGACGCTCGACTGGGAGAGCGAGGGCGAGTAGTCCGTCACCGGCCGTCGGCCGCGGCCGTTCCGACGGTCGGCTCGTCGCTGGCGCGCTCGGCCAGCACGACGTTGACGACGGCGCCGAGCAGTAACACGACGGCGCCGCCGTAGAGCCAGAGGAGGAACAGGAGCGCGCCGCCGATAACGCCGAAGACGTCCGCGAGCGTCGTGATCGAGACGTAGATCTGAAACAGCGAGTTGAGGAGCACCCATCCGACCGCGGCGATCGCCGTCCCCGGTAGCGCCTCGCGGGGATTCATCTCCACGTTCGGGAAGACGTAGTAGAGGGGGAAGAACACCGTCGCCAGCCCGATGATCAGCAACAGCGGGCTGAGCACGCTGACGTACGGGACGTCGGGAAACAGCGTGATCGCCACCCCCGATGCCGCCGACGCGAACAGCGCGGCCGAGATCGCGAACAGTCCGACGATGGCGTCACGGAGGCCGTCCACGATCGACTGATCGGCCTTCGTTCCGTAGAGCTGAGCGAAGGCGATGTCGATCCCCCGGAAGATCTGGAACGCGCTCCACACCAGCACGAGGAAGCCGAGGATCGAGCTCCCGACCCAGCCAGCGGCGTCGGTGATCGCGGTCGCGAGTAGCTCCTGTCCGGTCGGGCTGAGGTACTGGCGCGTCAGCGCGATCAAGTGATCCGAGGTCGCGTCGCCGGCGAACACCGACGCGACGATGAGCACCAGCAACAACAGCGGCAACAGGGAGACGAAGGCGTAGAACGCGAGACTCGCCGCGAGAAACGGGACGTTCTGGCGTTCGACCTCTCGAACGACCGCTCTGACGACGGTGCTCGCGTCCTTTCCTCGCATTCCGTTAACCGTCGGAACTCGAGCGCCGTCACGGCTTCGCTTGCCGGATCCGCCGCCTCCTCGACGTTCTCCCAACGACGCGAAACGTTTAGGCGCCGCGTCGGCCTATCTCCCCCAATGACGCACGCGCCGCGAGGGGGATCGCCGTGGAGCTGATCATCACCGAGAAGGACAACGCCGCCCGCCGGCTCGCCGCCATCCTGAGCGGCGACTCCGCCGAGGTCGAGCGAAAGAACGGCGTCAACGTCTACCGCTGGGGTGGAACGCGCTGTATCGGGCTCTCGGGCCACGTCGTCGCCGTCGACTTCCCGTCCGAGTACTCGGACTGGCGCGACGTCGAGCCCGTCGAGCTGATCGACGCCGACGTCGAGAAGACCGCGACCCAGGAGAACATCGTCCGCACCGTCCGGTCGCTCGCCCGCCAGGCGAACCGCGTGACGATCGCCACCGACTACGACCGCGAGGGCGAGCTCATCGGCAAGGAGGCCTACGAGATCGTCCGCGAGGTCAACGACGACGCGTCGGTCGACCGGGTTCGGTTCTCCTCGATCACCGAGGGCGAGGTCAGGAAGGCGTTCGAGAACCCCGACGAGATCGACTTCGACCTCGCGGCGGCCGGCGAGGCCCGACAGATCATCGACCTCGTGTGGGGTGCCGCGCTCACCCGGTTCCTCTCGCTTGCCGCGCGCCAGCTGGGCAACGACTTCATCTCGGTCGGGAGGGTCCAGAGCCCGACGCTGAAGCTGATCGTCGACCGCGAGCGCGAGATCGAGGCGTTCGACCCCGAGGAGTACTGGGAGCTGTTCGCGGCGCTCGCGAAGGAGGACGACGCCGGCGAGGGGTTCGACGCCCAGTACTTCTACCGCGACGAGGACGGAAACGAGGCCGAACGCGTCTGGGACGGCGAGCGAGCCGAGACGGTCTACGAGGCGCTTCGGGAGGCGAACGAGGCCCGTGCGGAGGAGGTCTCCCGACGCAGCCGAACCGACGAGCCGCCCGCGCCGTTCAACACCACGCAGTTCATCCGGGCCGCGAGCTCGCTCGGCTACTCCGCGAAGCGGGCGATGAGCATCGCGGAGGACCTCTACACCGCCGGCTACGTCACCTATCCCCGGACCGACAACACCGTCTACCCCGAGGACCTCGACCCCCGCGAGCTGCTCTCGGCGTTCACGTCGAACCGGACGTTCGGCGAGGACGCCGAAACCCTCCTCGAGACTGAGGAGATCAG is part of the Halalkalicoccus sp. CG83 genome and harbors:
- a CDS encoding YihY/virulence factor BrkB family protein, yielding MRGKDASTVVRAVVREVERQNVPFLAASLAFYAFVSLLPLLLLVLIVASVFAGDATSDHLIALTRQYLSPTGQELLATAITDAAGWVGSSILGFLVLVWSAFQIFRGIDIAFAQLYGTKADQSIVDGLRDAIVGLFAISAALFASAASGVAITLFPDVPYVSVLSPLLLIIGLATVFFPLYYVFPNVEMNPREALPGTAIAAVGWVLLNSLFQIYVSITTLADVFGVIGGALLFLLWLYGGAVVLLLGAVVNVVLAERASDEPTVGTAAADGR